One part of the Anaeromyxobacter sp. Fw109-5 genome encodes these proteins:
- a CDS encoding 50S ribosomal protein L11 methyltransferase → MPTFSLTLDAARERAEDLSAELFDAGASGVEVRDGEGTPMPGIAQPAPGRALLVAFFSDRADAEEARAAHGGELAEVADEDWGETWKKGLGPLAVGRAFVRPSWVDAPVPPGMAEIVLDPGMAFGTGTHPTTGLCLAALSELLAARPGASVLDVGTGSGLLAIAAAKLGAGRVAANDNDPVAVAVARENADRNGAALELTGAAVGEIAGTFDLVVANILANTLVELAPDVAARVAPGGTVLLAGILTPQEDEVRAAYVAQGLRPALERRDAEWSLLTLERPRA, encoded by the coding sequence ATGCCCACCTTCTCCCTCACCCTGGATGCGGCGCGCGAGCGCGCCGAGGACCTCTCCGCCGAGCTGTTCGACGCCGGGGCGAGCGGCGTCGAGGTGCGCGACGGCGAGGGCACGCCGATGCCGGGCATCGCCCAGCCCGCGCCGGGTCGCGCGCTGCTCGTCGCGTTCTTCTCCGACCGCGCCGACGCCGAGGAGGCCCGCGCCGCGCACGGCGGCGAGCTCGCCGAGGTCGCCGACGAGGACTGGGGCGAGACCTGGAAGAAGGGGCTCGGGCCGCTCGCGGTGGGCCGGGCCTTCGTGCGCCCGTCCTGGGTGGACGCGCCGGTCCCGCCCGGCATGGCGGAGATCGTGCTCGATCCGGGGATGGCGTTCGGCACCGGGACCCACCCCACCACCGGGCTCTGCCTGGCGGCGCTCTCGGAGCTGCTCGCCGCCCGCCCCGGGGCGTCGGTGCTCGACGTCGGCACCGGCTCGGGCCTGCTCGCCATCGCCGCGGCGAAGCTCGGCGCCGGGCGGGTCGCCGCGAACGACAACGATCCCGTCGCGGTGGCCGTCGCGCGCGAGAACGCCGACCGGAACGGAGCGGCGCTGGAGCTCACCGGGGCCGCGGTCGGGGAGATCGCGGGCACCTTCGATCTCGTGGTCGCGAACATCCTCGCCAACACGCTCGTCGAGCTCGCGCCCGACGTCGCCGCGCGGGTGGCGCCGGGTGGCACGGTGCTCCTCGCCGGGATCCTCACCCCGCAGGAGGACGAGGTCCGCGCCGCCTACGTCGCCCAGGGGCTCCGCCCCGCCCTCGAGCGGCGTGACGCCGAGTGGAGCCTCCTCACGCTGGAGCGCCCGCGCGCGTGA
- a CDS encoding 16S rRNA (uracil(1498)-N(3))-methyltransferase: MTLRRVHLPPQRFEGERAALTPEARHYLRDVLRLGPGAEVEVFDGRGGAWAARVDAAYEALLLGERRAQGGAAAEIWLVAALAKGEKMDLVVQKATELGAAGVAPFAAERSVVRLEPDKGEERARRWRRIAEEAARQCGRADVPEVRAPAPLAGVLAALPPGALAIALQPGGPPVLALEPVAARAYAAIVGPEGGLTDVELAACDAAGARRAALGPRVLRAETAAIVAVALLQARFGDLGAPVPVP; this comes from the coding sequence GTGACGCTGCGACGCGTCCACCTGCCCCCGCAGCGCTTCGAGGGCGAGCGGGCCGCGCTCACGCCCGAGGCGCGCCACTACCTGCGCGACGTGCTGCGGCTCGGACCGGGCGCGGAGGTCGAGGTGTTCGACGGTCGCGGCGGGGCGTGGGCGGCGCGGGTCGACGCGGCCTACGAGGCGCTGCTCCTCGGCGAGCGGCGCGCGCAGGGAGGGGCGGCGGCCGAGATCTGGCTCGTGGCCGCCCTCGCGAAGGGCGAGAAGATGGACCTCGTCGTCCAGAAGGCGACCGAGCTCGGCGCGGCCGGCGTCGCGCCGTTCGCCGCGGAGCGGTCGGTGGTGCGGCTCGAGCCGGACAAGGGCGAGGAGCGCGCGCGGCGCTGGCGGCGCATCGCCGAGGAGGCGGCGCGCCAGTGCGGCCGTGCGGACGTTCCGGAGGTGCGCGCGCCCGCGCCGCTCGCGGGCGTCCTCGCCGCGCTCCCGCCGGGCGCGCTCGCGATCGCGCTCCAGCCGGGCGGGCCCCCGGTGCTGGCGCTCGAGCCCGTCGCGGCGAGGGCCTACGCCGCGATCGTGGGGCCGGAGGGTGGGCTCACGGACGTCGAGCTCGCCGCCTGCGACGCGGCGGGCGCGCGCCGGGCCGCCCTCGGCCCGCGCGTCCTGCGCGCCGAGACCGCCGCCATCGTGGCCGTCGCCTTGCTCCAGGCCCGCTTCGGCGACCTGGGCGCCCCGGTTCCCGTTCCTTGA